Proteins encoded in a region of the Panthera tigris isolate Pti1 chromosome B2, P.tigris_Pti1_mat1.1, whole genome shotgun sequence genome:
- the LOC122238862 gene encoding translationally-controlled tumor protein-like, translating into MIICWDLINHEVCKTESKTDDSLISGNAFTGGPEDKGTGSMLIADVDIVMNYHLQETRITTESYEKHIKDYIKSIKGKLEEQRPRKS; encoded by the coding sequence ATGATCATctgctgggacctcatcaacCATGAGGTCTGTAAGACAGAGAGTAAGACTGATGACTCACTCATTAGTGGAAATGCTTTCACTGGAGGCCCTGAGGACAAAGGTACTGGAAGCATGCTAATTGCTGATGTTGATATTGTCATGAACTATCACTTGCAAGAAACCAGAATCACAACAGAAAGCTACGAGAAGCACATCAAAGATTATATAAAATCAATCAAAGGCAAACTTGAAGAACAGAGACCAAGAAAGAGTTAA